A genomic region of Equus caballus isolate H_3958 breed thoroughbred chromosome 1, TB-T2T, whole genome shotgun sequence contains the following coding sequences:
- the RPS29 gene encoding small ribosomal subunit protein uS14 yields MGHQQLYWSHPRKFGQGSRSCRVCSNRHGLIRKYGLNMCRQCFRQYAKDIGFVKLD; encoded by the exons ATGGGTCACCAGCAGCTCTACTGGAGCCATCCGAGGAAATTCGGCCAGGGTTCTCGGTCTTG CCGCGTCTGCTCGAACCGGCACGGCCTGATCCGGAAGTACGGCCTCAACATGTGCCGCCAGTGCTTCCGCCAGTACGCCAAGGACATCGGCTTCGTGAAG ttggaCTGA